A stretch of DNA from Candidatus Flexicrinis affinis:
CGGCGTGGTGCGCGTGGCTGTGCCGGCTTGAGCCCGACGACCTCAAGCAAATTGCCGTGCGGCTGGCGTTCAGCGCGTCGATGGCCGGAGCTGTCAACGCAACGGCCGCGCTGGTGCGCGACAGCGAAGCCGCCCACAGCGATACCCCGAGCGTCGCGTACCGCCGCTTCCATGGCCTGCCCGACATTGCCATTGCAACCGCTGGACGTGTCCTGGGCGGCCGAGCGTACGAAAACTCAGAGGCGTACCTCAACGAATGGCGCCGGACGCGCACCGTGACGACCGGCCAAACGCTCAAGGAGCTTGGAATTCCCCCGGGCCCGCGGTATAAATACATCCTTCAGCATCTGCTCGATGCCCGATTGGATGGTCACATCCGTACCCCCTCAGACGAAGCAGTTCTGCTTCAAATTCTGATCGATCGATTGCCCGCCGATGATCCTGCGTGAACGGCCAGCCACGGAGAACACCCCGCCCCAATTTCCGCTGGCGGTTCAGTACTGCATTCGCGCCGCCGTCCGCAGTGACGTGCGCAAGCTGGAGTGGTACGGGTCGCACAGCCACACGCGGCGGTATATCGAGCGCGCCTACGTCGACATGACCAAGGGCCGGCAGCTCATGCTGGTGGCCGACCTCAACGGGTTTCCCATCGGGCAAATCTACGTGCAGTTCGACAGCAAGAACAAGCAGCACGCCGATGGCAAAGCGCGCGGCTACATTTACTCGTTCCGCGTCATCGGGCATCTGCAAGGGCTGGGGATCGGCACGCGCCTGCTGCGCACCGCCGAGATCGAATTGGCGCGGCGCGGGTTCCGCTACGCCGTGCTTCAGGTCAGCAAACGCAACGAAGCGGCGCGGCGGTTGTACCACCGCGAGGGCTACTTAGTGATTGATGAGGACCCCGGACAATGGTCCTTTGTTGATCACAATGGTATGGAGCGCCACGTGAACGACCCGACATTTGTTATGGAAAAACGGCTTGCACCATCCCTTTAAGGTGTGTATGCTGTTACAAGGTTATCCTGTCCGCACTGATTGAGTGTTATGCCCCTTCAAAATCGTACGATCCATGTTCGGCGCTGGACCTACCCCTCTCCTCCCTCCGCCTCCAGTATCAACCGGCTTATGGCGGACGAAGGGATGCGGCCGTTCACGTGGCAGAACAATCCGAATCGTGTGTTTAACGTCCGCAGCCATGGCTACGACAAGGTGCTGTGGGTGGTCTCGGGCACGTTGGAACTGAGCGTACCCGATGAAAACCGTGTGTACGTCCTTCGTTCGGGCGACCGCGCCGATATCCCCGCCGGGGTCCGGCACGGCATCAAGGTCAGCCAAGCTGGGGTAACTTGCTACGAAGCCAGCCAAAGCGGCAAGCTCGCGCGGCGCTAGGCGCCCACAAACGCATACCGACACACGCAGGGCGGCCCGATTGGACCGCCCTGTTTTTGTTTCGATACCCGCGCCGCGTTACTGATTGAACGCGTATTGCACGGTGTAGGTGATGACCGTCTCGCCCTGAGGCGGCACCTCGACGCGGAACTCGATCGTCGCCGAGTCCAGCTGCTCGTACGGATGCGAGCTGTTCAAGACCTGCCAGTTGCGCCAGCGGAATAGCCGCTCCGGCACGCGGATCTCGACCGTCTCGCTGTCCTTGCGGTTACGCAGCCGAATCTCGTAAGTCTCCTGCACCACGTCGCGAGTGAGCTGGTTGTATTCGGTCTGTTTGCGCTCGCCCACCAGATCGAACGCGTTGCCCAGGTACAGCTCGACGTCTTCGCCCTCTGGCGTGTGATTGACTCGGTTCTCGCCGATAAGTAGCGCCGCGCCGTCGGTATCGAGTTGATACACGCGCACGCGGCCCGCTGGCAGGTCGGCGCCCAACCCGCCGTCCTCGGCCGTGGTGAACGTCAGGTACGTGCCGACGGTGGTTACGCCGGTGCTGCCATATCCCTGATCGTAGATCGGGCTGCCGTAGCCGTAAAACGGCGTACTTCCGTCATAGACGTAGAAGGTCGACGCGGGCACACCGGTCTTGGCGATGAACTCGACCTGCTTGGTCTCGTTTGCGCCCAGTGTCACGCGGCGCGCAACTTCATATAGCTGGTACTCGAAGAACTCGCGCTGTTCGACCGCCTGTGTCGGCACGGCCATCGCACGCGTTTCCATCATGACGTCGTCGTACATGACCTGCTCGACGATGCGGTTGACGTCGCCGGCGACCAGCTTGAGCTGGGCGTCGGGATAGGTCGCGCCGCTGGTATTGGTGACGGTCACCCATCCCGTCGCGTCGAGGCTGCTGTTGTCGCGCGCTACGACGAGGTTGTAATCGGCCGTCCACGTCATGCCGCCGGCGAGGTACGTCAACTCCATCTGCTGCTCGCCGCCCAACGCGCTTTCGAGGAACCAGCGCAGCGTCGGCCGCGTGATCAAGCCATCGGGCAGCGCGGGGAAGCGCACGTCACGCGCCTCGGCCGAGTGCAGCACGACGACCTGCCCGCTGTCCTCGCGCAGGATGATGTCGCCGTACGCGCCGCTGAGCAGGATGCCCGAATAGGTCGTGCCGTCCGACATCGTGACTTGAATCTGCTGGTCGATGTAGCGCTTAAGCAGCGCCGACGTGTCGACCAGATCGAACACGTAATTCTGCTCCAGCACACGCGTGCCGTCGGGATCGGTCAGCGACTTGATGTTGACCGACGTGGCGTCGATGGTGGCAGCGACGTCGGTGAAGTTCAGCACCGAATCGCCTTGCGTCAAGGTGAACGTGCGGCGGTCGCGCACCAGCGCGGTGCCTTGATTGTAAACGGTGATGCTCACGCCGTCGGCGGTCGGCTCAGGCGGTGTGTCTTGCGCCTGAACGCTCCCGAACGCCAGACCGGCTAGCAGCATCGCGCCAAACATGAGCCTTGCTCCCCTAATCATCAGTCGTTACTCCATGTCATTTCGTCAAAGGATTGGCCGTCACACCGTTCACGGTGACCGGCACGCGGGCGGGTTCGATCGCACTGCCGGCAGACGCATACGCCGGAGTGATGTCGATCTCGCCGCTGTAGGGTTGCAGCATCATCGTGCAGAACACCCCCGGCGGCACAACGCGATACACCACCACGCTGACCAGTTCGGGGGTGACGATGGTGCTGACCTCGACCGGGTAATCGCAGCCATCGGGCCACGTGCCGCTGACCTGCACGACAACCTGCCCCGGCTCGCGAACTTCCAGCACTGCCGATTCGACGCCGAGCAGCGTCGCGCCTTCAGGCAGCGGACCTTTGCTGACATCAGGAATCGTCGGCTTAGCCACCTCAGGTTGGGCCTGCGCTGGCACGCCGGACGTCTCCGGAAGCGGCATCGCGGCCGGCCCCTGCTCGACGGCCGCGATGCCGAAGAAGCCAAAGAGGAAGACCATCGCCAACATAATGACGCATCCGAACGGGCTGGATTGGCTGGGATCAAAAGTCATCGTTGCGCTCCCGGAAGTGAACGGTGCGGTCAATAGCTATGACGTTATCGTACCCGTGTTTGTTCCAATGCGCGCGTTGGGCCAGCTGTCACACGTCTGCTACAGCGCCAACCGCATCTGGAACTGCGCGATAGCGCCTTCGGTCATGCCGCACGCATTGAAGATCGGCGCGTACTTCTCCGGGCAGATGGCCGGCACGCCCCACTGTTTGCCCGGATACGTGGCCATGAGAGACGCGACGGCGCGAGTCGCCAGCCCGGCGCGGCGTTTGCCGGTCACGACCAGCGCGCGGATCGGGATCGGCGTGGCGTCGGTGAGACCCGCGGCGATGTAAGCGTCGCCGTCGTCGTCCCGATACCGCACCGATAGCCCGGCGATCGGGTGCGCATGCGGCAGGCCCCACCCGTCGACCTGCCACGGCGAGTCCGCGTCGGCGTTGGCGACCATCAGCCGCGCGACGTCCATCAGCGGCACATGCTCAAGGCGCGACGGATCGCCTTGCACGGCTACCGTCCCCTCGCTGCTCTTGAAGCTGGCGAGGCGCTGCACGATCTGGAACCCGCAGCGTTTGTACAGCCGTTCGCCGCGCAGGTTGCCGATGATCACTTCGAGTTCGTAGGTCTGCACGCCGGCCGCGCGGGCCTGATCGATCAGTTCGTTCATGAACTGCGAGCCGAACCCGCGCTCCTGCGACCCACCGGCTACGCCCATGAGCGCGAGCCGGTACGCCGTCGCACGGCGCGAAATCAGCGCGACGGCCACCGGTTCGTCATCGAACGATGCGACCTGACTGAGCGCGAGGTCGACACCCGCGGAGACGAGCATAGAGGCCATCAGCGCCTCGCTGAAATGCACCTCTCCGCCGATGTAGCCCTTGAACGCGCGGTTGACAAGTTCGGCCAGATCGGTGAGCGAGAAATTGGACGCGGACGACAGCGTGAGCATGGCGGGTTAGCCTCCGGGGATGCCCTGCGCAACTGCCGCAAGTGTACCACCTGAGCATCTGCTCGGTCGTGGTTAACCTCCGGCCGGCACAGGCAGCAACCCGGATAGACTGCGCGTCACGCCTCCCCAATACTCGAGCGTCACACCGTCGATCAGGGCCGATCCGCTTGGCGAGGTGTGCTTGAACGTGATCTTGACCGACTCGACATTGGGCGACTCGAACATCGTCAAATACGCGACCAGTCCGTACCCACCGCAGATGCCGCCGCATGATCCGGACAGGGTCACTTTGCCCTTGCTGGACGGCGTGCCGTCCGAATAGGCGATCTTGAGCGAGTACTTCAGCACGACGTCGACGGTACTGCGGCTGATGAATGCGCTCGTGCGCAGCGGCTGATCGACCAATCCGAGCAGGTCGGATACCGGCCAATCGACCGTTTGCTGCAGCTTCGATACCTCGCCCGGCCCGCCGATCAATTTGTACGCGCATAGGCCGAACTGCGCCTCGGCCGTGCCGCACACCCGGCTGTCCCCAAACGACGGGTTCTTGAGCACCCACGCCGGATCGCCGTCTTCGAACCCGCCGTCGATCAGGCCCGGGTTGTAGTCGTCATTGACGACGATGACGCGGGTGGTCAGCTTGTAGAACGAGCCGGCGCTGATCGGGTTGGATACCGACGCGACCCGCACGTAGTAGGTTACCCCCGAGTCGATATTGAAAGCGGGCAGCTGCGCGCCGATCACGGCAGCGGGCTGGATGTTGCACGCCTCCTCGACGAGTGCGGCGGCGTTACCGGTGTGAACGCTGAGCACCGTGTCGGGGTTCGTGATTTGAGAGTTCAAAATCGTTTGGCTGCCAACCGTCGAAATACTGATAGTCGCATCGAACGGCGCAGTGAACGTGAACCAAACGCTGAAGTCCGAATTCAGCGCACATGACACGCTTTCGTTGAGTTCGAGCGTGGCTTGCTCGACATCGGTGATCTTGACCTTGGTGTTGAGCGCGATCGATTGGGCGAGACTGAAAAAGTCGTTCGGTGGCGCGGCACGAGGAACCGGCTGTGCCGCCGTGGACATTACAGAGATTGCGGTGAAAACGAGAAGTGCCAGAGCTGGCCATCGATTGCGAATCATGGGCCGTCGTCCTCCCTAAGCCACCGAATTCGTGAATAAGAGGCGTTATACAACCAATTCGAATCGTCCGCTGGCATCCGCGGACGCGACTAGGACCAATAGACTATCTGTCGCCCTGATGCGCGCGCGATCACCCTGCCCGCGCCCAGCGCGCAACAACGCTCGCGCCGCCAGACAGCACCACCATACCGATCACCAGCGGCAGCACCGTCCCGTTGTAGGCTCCCCCGATCACCGCGCCGAGCATCATCGAGACGAGCGTGGTCATCGAACCGACGACCGCCGCGCCAACCCCGGCCATGTGTCCCAACGGACTCATCGCGAGCGTGTTGAGGTTGCCGAACAGAATGCCGATGCAGAAGAACGCCAGCATCATGAACGCCATCAGCGACCACAGCGGCGGCTGACCGTTGGACGCAGCGGCGATCACTAGAAACGTCGTCGCCAGCCCAAAAATGAGCGCCAGCGCCCACGTCACCAGCGTGGTCATCCCGAAGCGCATGACCAGCCGCGCATTGACGAGCGCCGCAAACCCGATCGACAGCGAGATGGCCGCGAAGTACAGCGGAAAGGCTTCCCCGAGCCCGTACTGCTCCTGAAAGATCTGCTGCGAGGAGTTGAGGTAAGAGACCAGGATGCCGTACGTCATGCCGGCGGTGAGCGTGAACCCGATCGCGGGGCGAATCTTGACGATTTCAACCACGGACTCGCCAATGCGCCGGATAGACATGGGCTTGCGGCGTTCGACGGCCAGCGTCTCAGGAATGCGCATGGCGAACCACAGCACGGTGAACAGCGCGAAGGCGAGGAAGAAGCCGAAGATGCTGCGCCATCCCGCAATCGAGAGCAGCACCTGACCCAGCGACGGCGCGATCATCGGCACCAGGATGAAGACCGCCATCGTGAACGACATCACGCGGGCCATGCGCTGGCCCTCGAACCGGTCGCGCACGATCGCCATCGAAATCGCCCGCGGCGCGGCCGTGCCAACCCCTTGCATGGCGCGCCCGAGCAGCATCATCGGGAAGTTCACCGACAGCGCCGACACCAGCGAGCCGGCGAGAAACAGCGCATACCCGCCGAAGATCGCACGTTTGCGCCCCAGCTTGTCGGAGAGCGGCCCGAAGAACAACTGTCCGATGGCCTGACCGGCCAAAATGACCACGATGATCTGCTGCCGGTCGTTGGGGTTGGCTACGCCGAGGTCGCTGCCAATCTCCGGAAGCGCCGGCAGCATGGCGTCGATCGACAGCGCGGTCAGCGCCATCATCATCGAGATGACGACGACGAACTCTATGAAGGACGACGACGCCCTGCTTTTTGCAGCGTCCACATTGGCTCCCTGTGTGCAGGGCTGATGGTAACGGCAATCGTCCGCCGAATGCGAAAAGTGGGGTGCGGACGAGTAGCGGCAAGTTGCCACCCCCCGCGTGCGCTCTATCCGCTGCCCTCGGTTAACGTAGGATCAGGCGCGGGTAACTTGGGCGTCAGTGGCATTATCGTCACCGTAAGCACATCGGTATCCATACCGCCGTCGTCGTCTGTGACAGTAAGTTCCACTAGATGTGTGCCCACCGATAAGTTGACCTCTACAGTGGCTCCAGACCCAATTTCAATACCATCGGAATCCCATTTGTACGAGAGGATCACGCCATCCGGATCGACACTCGCAGATGCATCCAACAACACAATCTCCGACCCGTCGCCGTCACCGTCTGTAAGCATTTTGTCCGTACCTGCATCGGCGTCAGGTGGAACGATGCTGGCCCACGCATCGACGGCCACGACGTCCGAATCCAGGATCGTAAATGCGCCCGTCGTCGCGTCAACGAGCACGAGCCGGCGCGTTTCGTCGATGAAGGCGAATCTTGTCCCATCGGGAGACCAATATCCATTCCCAACCGTGCCCAATGGATTGATCGTCTGATCGATTACCGTGAACTCATCCGTTGCGGTGTCGTAAAAGACAAGCGCCTTCCCTTGAACTTCCTCATTTAGACTCCCCGTAACCCAGAACGCAAGCCGACGACTATCAGGCGACCAGGAAAGACGATTCTTTCTTACTTCCACGTCAACCACAACGAATCTGAGGCGATCCACTTGCCCGGTTGATAAATCGATGAGCTCGAGTGGGAAGTCGTCCCGAAATCTTGCAACTACGGCGAGGTAGCGGCTGTCCGGTGACCATGATACTCCTTCAAAGAATGCGTACCTGTCACTGCGGTAAGGTGCAGCGTCGAGATAGACGTGTCCCGGTTCTATACCGGTGACAACGATCTGCTGAGTATCTACATCATAAACCACCCAGTCCGTGCCTGACCGACACAGGACTTCGCCGGCTTCTGTGGTCACTGTGTCCGTTCCGAGACACCGTTCGTACAAGACAATAGTGGGATCCGGTGCCGGAAGTACCGGTTGGTTCTGTGTACGGTCCGTCAAAAGTGGGTAGTCCGGCGGAGTTGGATTGACATAGACCTCTTCCGTAATCGTGCCGGAACTCACATCAAGGTATACGAATACTTGGGGTTCACCTTCCTCGTAAACTTTTGCGATCCGTACAACCGAATCTGAACGCCAATGCAAACTACAATCGGCCCACCCGTCCTGTCGCTCATATTCCCTTAGCAGCGCTCCGGTCGACAGCCGATTGACCCGGATTCGATCAGCAGGATTTGTTGCAACATATCTCCCGGATGGCGAGACTTCAAAACATGCTGAGGGGAACTGCTGCTCATACTGGGCATAAGGTGTCTGAACGACGACGGTGATCGCTCCCGACGGAGGCATACGGCTGTATACGAGCCGTCCTACCGTCGTTACGAGAGGCGACGGCGGCGAACCGATAGCAAGACTCGAACCCGCAAGACCGAATGCGAAGGTCGCGACGCACAGTACCGTACGTACCCAAGTCCGCCCCAGCATCGCTCCACCTACACCCCGCCGAACGCCCCGGCGAAGAAGTCCGCCAACGCCGGATACAACCGCTTGAGGTTGTGCGGGCGCAGGATGCCGTGGCCCTCGTCGTCGAACGCCAGCACACCGTATTCGATCCCGTGCTGATCCAGCGCCACCCGCACGGCGTGGACGTTGTCGGGCGTCACGTTCGGGTCGTTCAGCCCCTGTACGATGAGAAGCCGTCCCTTGATGTTCTGTACGAAGTTGGCCGGCGACGCCTTGTGGTACTTCTCCGGCACCTGATCGGGCCGGCCGCCCATCATCTCCTCGCTGTAGGGGCGCAGGTCGGGGCGCGTCGTCTCGTAGTCCACGACCAGATCGGTCATACCGCACACCGGCGCCGACGCGGCGATCCACTCGACCGGCGTGTGCACGATCTGATGCCACGCCGAGTAGCCGCCGTAGCTCGTGCCGGTCACGCCGATCTTGCCCGGCTCGGCGATGCCGGCTTCGATCAATGCCTTCGCGCCATAGGCGATGTCGTCCTGCTCGCGCCCGCCCCAGCCATCCTCTTTGATCGACTCGCGGTACTTCAGCGTGAACCCGGTGCTGCCGCGATAGTTCGGCACCAGCACGTTGAATCCTTGCGAGGCGTAGAACTGCACCTCGGCCATCACGATGTCGGTGGCGTGCGCGGTCGGTCCGCCGTGAACGTACAGGATCGTGCCACGCGCCGGTGCTGTAGGGGTCCGGTACAACCAACCCTGAATCTCGAGGCCATCGACGCTCGTCCAGCGGAAGTCCTCGGCCGGCGTCAGGTCGTCGCGCGTGAGCTGCACCTTGTCCCACACCCGCGCCACGCTGATGAACGCGTCCGGGTCGGGATGGAACGGATCGCACAGCACGAGGTCGGTGGGCTGGGAGCTGCTGTAGTAGGTCGCCAGCCACAACCCCTCGCCGACCGGCGCCTGCGGGATCAACGCGCCGGGCACGGACGGCAGGCGCAGTTCGGCCCCGGTATCGAGGTCGAGCAGCGAGGGAATCGAGCGCGCGCCGTGATCCTCGATGACGGTCGCGTATTTCGCCCCCGGCACGTCGTGGATAAACGCCGTCGCGATACTGCGCTCGGGATCGTCGATCAGCCAGCGCAAGCTGCCGGTCACGGTGTCGTACACCCCGACACGCACGTGGGCACCCGCCTCAGCGGTGATCAGGATACGGTGGCTGTCCGGCAGCCATCCGCCCCACGCCTTCTTGTCGTCGCCCACATTGATGACCTCGCGGTCGCTGCTGCCATCCGACGCGCACACCCAAAGCTGCGTCCCGGCCGCGTGACGATCCTTGCGGTTGTACAGAATCAGCTGGCCGTCGGGGCTGAGCTGCGGGATGACGTAGGCGTTGCGGACCGTGCGCGCCAGTTCGACCTGCTCGTCGGTCTCGAGATCGTGCCGGATCAGGGCGATCTGCTCAATCTCCTCGCCGGTGGTGATGTCGAGGTTTGCCGCGTATTTGAGGTACCGCCCGTCGGGCGTGACCTCGCCCCCGCGCACGAAGTAGTTCGGCTGCGGATCGGTCAGCGGGATCATCACGCACGGCTGATCCAGCCGCACGCGATACAGCCCTTTGCGTTCGTCGCCGCCGGTGTCCTGCGCCACGATCATGCCGGACGAATCAGGCAGCCAACTAACCAGCACGGTCTCCTCATGGTTGTCGGTGAGCTGCATCGGCGGCTGACTGGCGTCGGTCGGCGCGGCCCACACATCGATGGCCGGGCCAACGCCGATCCAACTCCACGCCACCCATTTGCCGTCTGGCGAGACTTGCGATCCCCAAATGCGGGGCAGGTTAATCAATGCGTCGAGAAGGTTAGGGTTGCTCACGAGATTGTTCCTAGTGTTGACGAGTCATTGGTATCACGCGGCCTAAGGCAAACGCCCAAGGCGAGAATCAGCCCGCTGCTGGGGCTGTCCGACTGGCTGATAAACGCGTTGAATGGGTCAGGACCCGGCCGGAAGATTCAGGCTCCGGCGCGAGTCACACGACGGTCAGCGTCAGGGTGTCGTCTCAGCGGTGAATGTGAGAATCCGCAGTCAATACCTGCGATAGAGCGACGCCTGTGCCCGTTCCTTGGGTTGAGTCAGTGCATCGTTGCAGAAAACGATCTGCGCAAGTTCCAAGCGTTCCACGGCGCTCAGGGTGGCGTCGGCATTTCGATCGAGCATGTCGCCCAACTGCATCTGCTGCTCAGGGGAAGAATCGTACGCGAGGACATGCTGAGGGGTAGCTCGCTTGGCGAGATACTCCATCAAACTCCGAAATGTCGTGGTGAGAATCGCGTTCACGATCCAATGGCCTCGCCCACTCATCACGTCGAATTATACCGCGTGGACAACGAGTTAGCCGTGTGTTGGCCATGAATCCATCATCTATGGTCCAATAGTGTGACCGAAAGGTAGGCCGCGGTACCGCGGGGAGGTCCGTATGTCCGCCATTCAACGGTTATTCAAGCGCATTCTGCCGGCCAAATGGGCCGCACACATGGAATCCGATTCAAAGCGGTGGGTGTTCACGTGCGACAACTGCGGCACGCAAAGCTCGATCTGGGACATCGGGGGCATCCGCTGGAAGGCCACGGGCAATAAGCGCGCCATGACGCGCTGCCCGGCCTGCGGCGAAATCGGCATGCGGACGCTCACGCACCTCGAATCACCGCCGCCCGGGGAGACTTAGCCGGGGCGCTGCCCGGAACCCCGACTCGAATCTCACCCCCAACCCCCTCGCCAGTCTGGAGCCTGAGGGGGCGACACTAGAGAAGGAAGAGGTTCATCTGAAATGCTTTCGGTTGTCGGACCAAGAGGCAGAACCAGATGAACCTACGGAGACTCTATCAGGGGGTCGGCACGATAAGCATGGAGTGGGAGGGCGTCATCCGGCATCTTCG
This window harbors:
- a CDS encoding S9 family peptidase, which produces MSNPNLLDALINLPRIWGSQVSPDGKWVAWSWIGVGPAIDVWAAPTDASQPPMQLTDNHEETVLVSWLPDSSGMIVAQDTGGDERKGLYRVRLDQPCVMIPLTDPQPNYFVRGGEVTPDGRYLKYAANLDITTGEEIEQIALIRHDLETDEQVELARTVRNAYVIPQLSPDGQLILYNRKDRHAAGTQLWVCASDGSSDREVINVGDDKKAWGGWLPDSHRILITAEAGAHVRVGVYDTVTGSLRWLIDDPERSIATAFIHDVPGAKYATVIEDHGARSIPSLLDLDTGAELRLPSVPGALIPQAPVGEGLWLATYYSSSQPTDLVLCDPFHPDPDAFISVARVWDKVQLTRDDLTPAEDFRWTSVDGLEIQGWLYRTPTAPARGTILYVHGGPTAHATDIVMAEVQFYASQGFNVLVPNYRGSTGFTLKYRESIKEDGWGGREQDDIAYGAKALIEAGIAEPGKIGVTGTSYGGYSAWHQIVHTPVEWIAASAPVCGMTDLVVDYETTRPDLRPYSEEMMGGRPDQVPEKYHKASPANFVQNIKGRLLIVQGLNDPNVTPDNVHAVRVALDQHGIEYGVLAFDDEGHGILRPHNLKRLYPALADFFAGAFGGV
- a CDS encoding GNAT family N-acetyltransferase, translating into MLTLSSASNFSLTDLAELVNRAFKGYIGGEVHFSEALMASMLVSAGVDLALSQVASFDDEPVAVALISRRATAYRLALMGVAGGSQERGFGSQFMNELIDQARAAGVQTYELEVIIGNLRGERLYKRCGFQIVQRLASFKSSEGTVAVQGDPSRLEHVPLMDVARLMVANADADSPWQVDGWGLPHAHPIAGLSVRYRDDDGDAYIAAGLTDATPIPIRALVVTGKRRAGLATRAVASLMATYPGKQWGVPAICPEKYAPIFNACGMTEGAIAQFQMRLAL
- a CDS encoding DUF4139 domain-containing protein — its product is MFGAMLLAGLAFGSVQAQDTPPEPTADGVSITVYNQGTALVRDRRTFTLTQGDSVLNFTDVAATIDATSVNIKSLTDPDGTRVLEQNYVFDLVDTSALLKRYIDQQIQVTMSDGTTYSGILLSGAYGDIILREDSGQVVVLHSAEARDVRFPALPDGLITRPTLRWFLESALGGEQQMELTYLAGGMTWTADYNLVVARDNSSLDATGWVTVTNTSGATYPDAQLKLVAGDVNRIVEQVMYDDVMMETRAMAVPTQAVEQREFFEYQLYEVARRVTLGANETKQVEFIAKTGVPASTFYVYDGSTPFYGYGSPIYDQGYGSTGVTTVGTYLTFTTAEDGGLGADLPAGRVRVYQLDTDGAALLIGENRVNHTPEGEDVELYLGNAFDLVGERKQTEYNQLTRDVVQETYEIRLRNRKDSETVEIRVPERLFRWRNWQVLNSSHPYEQLDSATIEFRVEVPPQGETVITYTVQYAFNQ
- a CDS encoding GNAT family N-acetyltransferase is translated as MILRERPATENTPPQFPLAVQYCIRAAVRSDVRKLEWYGSHSHTRRYIERAYVDMTKGRQLMLVADLNGFPIGQIYVQFDSKNKQHADGKARGYIYSFRVIGHLQGLGIGTRLLRTAEIELARRGFRYAVLQVSKRNEAARRLYHREGYLVIDEDPGQWSFVDHNGMERHVNDPTFVMEKRLAPSL
- a CDS encoding multidrug effflux MFS transporter — its product is MMMALTALSIDAMLPALPEIGSDLGVANPNDRQQIIVVILAGQAIGQLFFGPLSDKLGRKRAIFGGYALFLAGSLVSALSVNFPMMLLGRAMQGVGTAAPRAISMAIVRDRFEGQRMARVMSFTMAVFILVPMIAPSLGQVLLSIAGWRSIFGFFLAFALFTVLWFAMRIPETLAVERRKPMSIRRIGESVVEIVKIRPAIGFTLTAGMTYGILVSYLNSSQQIFQEQYGLGEAFPLYFAAISLSIGFAALVNARLVMRFGMTTLVTWALALIFGLATTFLVIAAASNGQPPLWSLMAFMMLAFFCIGILFGNLNTLAMSPLGHMAGVGAAVVGSMTTLVSMMLGAVIGGAYNGTVLPLVIGMVVLSGGASVVARWARAG
- a CDS encoding cupin; the encoded protein is MADEGMRPFTWQNNPNRVFNVRSHGYDKVLWVVSGTLELSVPDENRVYVLRSGDRADIPAGVRHGIKVSQAGVTCYEASQSGKLARR
- a CDS encoding PD40 domain-containing protein: MTTEAGEVLCRSGTDWVVYDVDTQQIVVTGIEPGHVYLDAAPYRSDRYAFFEGVSWSPDSRYLAVVARFRDDFPLELIDLSTGQVDRLRFVVVDVEVRKNRLSWSPDSRRLAFWVTGSLNEEVQGKALVFYDTATDEFTVIDQTINPLGTVGNGYWSPDGTRFAFIDETRRLVLVDATTGAFTILDSDVVAVDAWASIVPPDADAGTDKMLTDGDGDGSEIVLLDASASVDPDGVILSYKWDSDGIEIGSGATVEVNLSVGTHLVELTVTDDDGGMDTDVLTVTIMPLTPKLPAPDPTLTEGSG